A region from the Sphingopyxis lindanitolerans genome encodes:
- the hutH gene encoding histidine ammonia-lyase, with product MTMVTITPGAMTLADWNAIYEGAGAALSADSWDAIDRSAAAVARIVAKGAPVYGVNTGFGKLASVRIADGDLATLQRNIVLSHAAGTGAPSPTPIVRLMMALKLASFGMGASGVSRATVAMIEAMLAKGLTPVVPSQGSVGASGDLAPLSHMAAAMIGVGAIEVGGRVLPAADALAEAGLAPLDLGPKEGLALLNGTQFSTANALAGLFRAETLFRSALITGALSTEAAKGSDAPFDARIHALRGHAGQREVGEALRGLMAGSAIRASHAEGDPRVQDPYCLRCQPQVMGAVLDLLRQAGTTLGIEANGVSDNPLIFADTDEALSGGNFHAEPVAFAADMIAMALCEIGSIAERRIAMLVDPALSGLPAFLTPRPGLNSGFMIPQVTAAALVSENKQRAYPASVDSIPTSANQEDHVSMAAHGARRLLDMADNASAVIGIELLAACQGIDFHAPLTSSDALEAARGHLRAEVPTLEDDRHFHPDIEAATALIRSGSLVAATPASLPGVG from the coding sequence ATGACCATGGTGACGATTACCCCCGGCGCGATGACGCTCGCCGACTGGAACGCGATTTACGAAGGGGCGGGCGCGGCGCTGAGCGCGGACTCGTGGGATGCGATCGACCGGAGCGCCGCGGCGGTCGCGCGGATCGTCGCGAAGGGCGCGCCCGTCTATGGCGTCAACACCGGCTTTGGAAAGCTCGCCAGCGTTCGCATCGCCGACGGCGATCTGGCGACGCTTCAGCGCAATATCGTGCTCAGCCACGCCGCGGGAACCGGCGCGCCGTCGCCGACCCCGATCGTCCGGCTGATGATGGCGCTCAAGCTCGCGAGCTTCGGCATGGGCGCGTCGGGGGTCAGCCGCGCGACGGTCGCGATGATCGAGGCGATGCTCGCCAAGGGTCTGACCCCGGTGGTGCCGTCGCAAGGGTCGGTCGGCGCGAGCGGCGACCTCGCGCCGCTGTCGCATATGGCGGCGGCAATGATCGGCGTCGGCGCGATCGAGGTCGGCGGCAGAGTGCTTCCCGCTGCCGATGCGCTGGCAGAGGCTGGCCTCGCACCGCTCGACCTTGGCCCCAAGGAAGGGCTCGCGCTGCTCAACGGTACGCAATTCTCCACCGCCAACGCGCTCGCCGGGCTGTTTCGCGCCGAAACGCTGTTCCGCTCGGCGCTGATCACCGGCGCGCTGTCGACCGAGGCCGCCAAGGGCTCCGACGCGCCGTTCGACGCGCGCATCCATGCGCTGCGTGGCCACGCCGGGCAGCGCGAAGTCGGCGAGGCGCTGCGCGGCCTGATGGCGGGATCGGCGATCCGCGCGTCGCATGCGGAGGGCGATCCGCGCGTGCAGGACCCCTATTGCCTGCGCTGCCAGCCGCAGGTGATGGGCGCGGTGCTCGACCTGCTGCGACAGGCGGGGACGACGCTGGGCATCGAGGCGAACGGCGTCTCCGACAATCCGCTGATCTTCGCCGATACGGATGAAGCGCTGTCAGGCGGCAATTTCCACGCCGAGCCCGTCGCCTTTGCCGCCGACATGATCGCCATGGCCTTGTGCGAGATCGGGTCGATCGCCGAACGCCGGATCGCGATGCTCGTCGATCCGGCGCTGTCGGGGCTGCCCGCCTTCCTGACCCCGCGCCCCGGCCTCAACTCGGGGTTCATGATCCCGCAGGTCACCGCCGCCGCGCTGGTCAGCGAGAACAAGCAGCGCGCCTATCCCGCCAGCGTCGATTCGATCCCGACCTCAGCGAACCAGGAGGATCATGTCTCGATGGCCGCGCACGGCGCGCGCCGTCTGCTCGACATGGCCGATAACGCCAGCGCGGTGATCGGGATCGAGTTGCTCGCGGCGTGTCAGGGCATCGATTTCCACGCGCCGCTGACATCGAGCGACGCGCTCGAAGCGGCGCGCGGGCATTTGCGTGCCGAGGTGCCGACGCTCGAGGACGACCGCCACTTCCATCCCGACATCGAGGCGGCGACCGCGCTGATCCGCTCGGGCAGCCTCGTCGCGGCGACCCCCGCCAGCCTGCCGGGGGTCGGCTGA
- the hutI gene encoding imidazolonepropionase → MQSDRLWTNARLATMQDGLPGLGVIEHGAIGMAAGAITYVGSMADAPSAAETIDCEGRWITPGLIDPHTHLVFAGDRIAEFELRQKGASYEEIARAGGGIVSTVHATRAASEADLVASALPRLDALIAEGVTTVEIKSGYGLSAADEAKMLRAARVLGKVRPVTVRTTFLGAHALPGEYAGDADGYIDLVCGTMMPEIAAAGLADAVDAFCENIGFTPAQTERVFAAAAKHGLPVKLHAEQLSNQHGAALAARHHALSADHLEYLDDAGVAAMAAAGTVAVLLPGAYYFLRETKPPPVAALRAAGVPIALATDCNPGTSPLTSILLTMNMAAVQFALTVDECLLGVTRHAARALGLAGEVGSLAVGKHCDLAIWDIARPADLVGRIGFNPLHQRIWMGR, encoded by the coding sequence ATGCAAAGCGATCGCCTGTGGACCAACGCCCGTCTTGCCACGATGCAGGATGGCCTGCCCGGCCTGGGTGTGATCGAGCATGGCGCGATCGGCATGGCGGCGGGCGCGATCACCTATGTCGGGTCGATGGCCGATGCCCCGTCGGCGGCCGAGACGATCGATTGCGAAGGCCGCTGGATCACGCCGGGGCTGATCGACCCGCACACCCATCTGGTCTTTGCCGGCGACCGCATCGCCGAGTTCGAGCTGCGCCAGAAGGGCGCTTCCTATGAAGAGATTGCGCGCGCGGGCGGCGGCATCGTGTCCACCGTCCATGCGACGCGCGCCGCGAGCGAGGCCGATCTGGTCGCGAGCGCCCTTCCCCGCCTCGACGCGCTGATCGCCGAAGGCGTGACGACGGTCGAGATCAAATCGGGCTACGGCCTCTCGGCGGCGGACGAGGCGAAGATGCTGCGCGCCGCGCGCGTGCTCGGCAAGGTGCGGCCGGTGACGGTGCGCACCACCTTCCTCGGCGCGCACGCGCTGCCTGGCGAATATGCGGGCGACGCCGATGGCTATATCGACCTCGTCTGCGGGACGATGATGCCCGAGATCGCGGCGGCGGGGCTCGCCGACGCGGTCGATGCCTTTTGCGAGAATATCGGCTTCACCCCCGCGCAGACCGAGCGCGTGTTCGCCGCCGCCGCGAAGCACGGCCTGCCCGTCAAGCTCCACGCCGAGCAATTGTCGAACCAGCATGGCGCCGCGCTCGCCGCGCGCCATCATGCCCTGTCGGCCGACCATCTCGAATATCTGGACGACGCCGGCGTCGCCGCGATGGCGGCGGCGGGGACGGTCGCGGTGCTGCTTCCCGGCGCCTATTATTTCCTTCGCGAAACCAAGCCGCCGCCCGTCGCCGCCTTGCGTGCCGCGGGGGTGCCGATCGCGCTCGCGACCGACTGCAACCCCGGCACCTCGCCGCTGACTTCGATCTTGCTGACCATGAACATGGCGGCGGTGCAGTTCGCCCTGACCGTCGACGAATGCCTGCTCGGCGTGACGCGCCACGCGGCGCGCGCGCTCGGGCTGGCGGGCGAGGTCGGCAGCCTCGCGGTCGGCAAGCATTGCGACCTTGCGATCTGGGATATCGCGCGGCCCGCCGACCTGGTCGGCCGGATCGGCTTCAACCCGCTACACCAACGAATCTGGATGGGACGATGA
- the pip gene encoding prolyl aminopeptidase, with translation MDFSRLETSSKIGDGWAYPAVEARKSGWLAVDAEAGHRLYWEEYGPADGEPVMFLHGGPGGACSPEMARFFDPARYRVILFDQRGCGKSEPNVAAAGPAAALAHNTTADLIGDIETLRDALGIAGKMHVFGGSWGSTLAMAYAIAFPHHCASLILRGIFLGAAEDLLYLYQGNAATWHEAPHALTAPGAYIAYPDEWGELLSILTVAERTDVMASYKTIFDTVPANEAERRKQLDAAVAWSLWEGTISNLIPEHAATGKFGDADFALCFAQIEAHYFANNLFIEPGHLLGNTATLASIPVHIVHGRFDQVCPLTQASRLVDALRGAGAKPATYIITNAGHSAMERENALALTAIMDGLPRITA, from the coding sequence ATGGATTTCTCGCGCCTCGAAACCAGCAGCAAGATCGGCGACGGTTGGGCCTATCCGGCGGTCGAAGCGCGCAAGAGTGGCTGGCTTGCGGTCGACGCCGAGGCCGGGCACCGCCTCTATTGGGAGGAATATGGCCCAGCCGATGGCGAGCCCGTCATGTTTCTCCACGGCGGCCCCGGCGGTGCCTGTTCCCCCGAAATGGCGCGCTTCTTCGATCCCGCGCGCTACCGCGTCATCCTGTTCGACCAGCGCGGCTGCGGCAAGAGCGAGCCGAATGTCGCCGCGGCCGGCCCGGCGGCGGCGCTCGCCCACAACACCACCGCCGATCTGATCGGCGACATCGAGACACTGCGCGACGCACTCGGCATCGCGGGCAAGATGCACGTCTTCGGCGGAAGCTGGGGCAGCACGCTCGCCATGGCCTATGCGATCGCCTTTCCGCACCATTGCGCCAGCCTGATCCTGCGCGGCATCTTTCTGGGCGCGGCCGAGGATCTGCTCTATCTCTACCAGGGCAACGCCGCGACCTGGCACGAAGCGCCGCATGCGCTGACCGCGCCCGGCGCCTATATCGCCTATCCTGACGAATGGGGCGAATTGCTGTCGATCCTGACGGTCGCCGAGCGCACCGACGTCATGGCGTCCTACAAGACGATCTTCGACACGGTCCCCGCGAACGAGGCGGAACGCCGCAAGCAACTGGACGCTGCGGTCGCCTGGTCCTTGTGGGAAGGGACAATCTCGAACCTGATCCCCGAACATGCCGCAACGGGCAAGTTCGGCGACGCCGATTTCGCGCTCTGCTTCGCGCAGATCGAGGCACATTATTTCGCGAATAATCTGTTCATCGAACCCGGCCATCTGCTCGGCAATACCGCGACGCTCGCGTCGATCCCGGTGCATATCGTCCACGGTCGTTTCGACCAGGTCTGCCCGCTGACGCAGGCGTCGCGGCTGGTCGATGCACTACGCGGCGCGGGGGCCAAGCCCGCGACTTATATCATCACCAACGCGGGGCACAGCGCGATGGAGCGCGAGAATGCGCTGGCGCTCACCGCGATCATGGACGGGCTGCCGCGCATCACCGCCTAG
- a CDS encoding formimidoylglutamate deiminase yields the protein MALWCEQAWLPDGWCGHVRLTLEQGRISGIETGIDAAPGDERHAIFLPGLPNLHSHAFQRGMAGLAERAGTGADSFWTWREAMYHFVDRLDPEGMQAIAALAFAEMLESGFTCVGEFHYLHHGLDGQPYDDIAIMARAIADAADATGIALTLLPVFYAHAGFGGADPAPGQRRFVNDVDRYARLLDAAQGAVAGLDAAVVGVAPHSLRAATAEELAAVAAMAPGAPVHIHIAEQTAEVDACLAWSGARPVEWLMDHADVDRDWCLVHATHITDAERHAIVQSGAVAGLCPITEANLGDGLFPARDFLAEGGRFGVGSDSNVEIDAAAELRLLEYGQRLAQRGRNLLASGAGQSTGASLYRGALAGGGQALGRPSPGLAVGAAADIVSLNAADPGFAGRTGDAILDSWIFGGGARRVDCVWRGGVKRVAGGRHVARDAIDARYRTAMATLLG from the coding sequence ATGGCGCTTTGGTGCGAGCAGGCATGGCTTCCGGACGGCTGGTGCGGCCATGTCCGGCTGACCCTTGAACAGGGCCGGATTTCGGGGATTGAAACCGGTATCGACGCCGCGCCCGGCGATGAACGGCACGCGATTTTTCTGCCCGGCCTGCCCAATTTGCACAGCCACGCCTTCCAGCGCGGCATGGCCGGGCTGGCCGAGCGCGCGGGGACGGGCGCCGACAGTTTCTGGACCTGGCGCGAGGCCATGTATCATTTCGTCGATCGCCTCGATCCCGAGGGGATGCAGGCGATCGCCGCGCTCGCTTTTGCCGAAATGCTCGAAAGCGGCTTCACCTGCGTCGGCGAATTTCACTATCTCCATCATGGCCTTGATGGGCAGCCCTATGACGATATCGCGATCATGGCGCGCGCGATTGCCGACGCCGCGGACGCGACGGGGATCGCGCTGACGCTGCTGCCCGTTTTTTATGCCCATGCAGGGTTCGGCGGCGCCGATCCGGCGCCCGGCCAGCGGCGCTTCGTCAATGATGTCGATCGCTATGCGCGGCTCCTTGACGCGGCGCAGGGCGCGGTTGCCGGGCTCGACGCGGCGGTCGTCGGCGTCGCGCCGCACAGCCTGCGCGCGGCGACGGCGGAGGAACTGGCGGCGGTCGCCGCGATGGCGCCGGGCGCGCCGGTTCATATCCATATCGCCGAGCAGACGGCCGAGGTTGACGCCTGTCTCGCGTGGAGCGGGGCGCGGCCGGTCGAGTGGCTGATGGACCATGCCGATGTCGATCGCGATTGGTGCCTCGTCCACGCGACGCACATCACCGACGCCGAGCGCCACGCGATCGTGCAGAGCGGCGCGGTCGCCGGCCTCTGCCCGATCACCGAGGCGAACCTCGGCGACGGCCTGTTTCCCGCGCGCGATTTTCTTGCCGAGGGCGGGCGTTTCGGGGTCGGCTCGGACTCGAATGTCGAGATCGACGCCGCAGCCGAACTGCGCCTGCTCGAATATGGGCAGCGGCTCGCGCAGCGCGGCCGCAACCTGCTCGCGAGCGGCGCGGGGCAGTCGACCGGGGCAAGCCTCTATCGCGGCGCGCTCGCGGGCGGCGGGCAGGCGCTCGGGCGCCCCTCGCCCGGTCTTGCGGTCGGCGCGGCCGCCGACATCGTCAGCCTGAACGCCGCCGACCCCGGTTTCGCGGGCCGCACCGGCGACGCCATCCTCGATAGCTGGATCTTCGGCGGCGGCGCGCGCCGCGTCGATTGCGTCTGGCGCGGCGGCGTCAAGCGGGTCGCGGGCGGCCGCCATGTCGCGCGCGACGCGATCGACGCCCGCTATCGCACCGCGATGGCGACCTTGCTCGGATGA
- a CDS encoding HutD family protein, whose amino-acid sequence MPRPWKNGGGVTRDIAVYPEGAGDADFLWRASIATIAAAGPFSAFPGIDRALMLLDGELVVKIGEAAHRLRPGSAALHFVGEATVSAAPVGESCTVLNIMARRGTYSATLDRWRAARATAANSLLLVAAGSAGITVDQARFDLSASDALFIDRPAGLSLSIDGPVIVAEIFHAAADQFVQ is encoded by the coding sequence GTGCCGCGGCCCTGGAAGAACGGTGGCGGGGTGACGCGCGACATTGCCGTCTATCCCGAGGGCGCGGGCGACGCGGATTTCCTCTGGCGCGCCAGCATCGCGACGATCGCCGCGGCGGGGCCGTTCTCGGCCTTTCCGGGCATAGATCGCGCGCTGATGCTTCTGGACGGCGAACTGGTCGTCAAGATTGGCGAAGCGGCCCATCGCCTGCGCCCCGGCTCCGCCGCGCTGCACTTCGTCGGCGAAGCGACGGTCAGCGCCGCGCCGGTGGGCGAAAGCTGCACGGTCCTGAATATCATGGCGCGCCGCGGCACCTATTCGGCGACGCTCGATCGATGGCGGGCAGCGCGGGCGACGGCGGCAAACAGCTTGCTGCTGGTCGCCGCCGGCTCGGCCGGTATCACGGTGGATCAGGCCCGGTTCGACCTGTCCGCGAGCGACGCGCTGTTTATCGACAGGCCTGCCGGTCTTTCCCTATCGATCGACGGACCCGTTATCGTCGCCGAAATCTTCCACGCCGCAGCCGATCAATTCGTCCAGTAG
- the hutC gene encoding histidine utilization repressor codes for MKQSNAIHAQIRRDIEARIMSGDLSPGTRIPYEHQLMASYGCSRMTVNRALRALIEAGLLESRRRAGTFVSHPRIHRAALEIPDIRDEIAGQGEAYRLDLDRREVRAATEEDRRLLQIEGGEVLALECRHHAGGRAYALERRLINLAAVPEAADIDFAVEPPGSWLLAHVPWTEAEHRITAFNAGAKELVALGISAGAACMALERWTWRGAERITYARQVFPGDRYALVAHFCP; via the coding sequence ATGAAGCAAAGCAACGCCATCCACGCGCAAATCCGGCGCGATATCGAGGCGCGGATCATGTCGGGCGACCTGTCGCCAGGGACGCGCATTCCCTATGAGCATCAACTGATGGCGAGCTATGGCTGCTCGCGCATGACGGTGAACCGGGCGCTGCGCGCGCTGATCGAGGCGGGGCTGCTCGAAAGCCGACGGCGCGCCGGCACCTTCGTTTCGCACCCGCGCATTCACCGCGCCGCGCTCGAAATTCCCGACATCCGCGACGAGATCGCCGGGCAGGGTGAGGCCTATCGCCTCGACCTCGACCGCCGCGAGGTTCGCGCCGCGACCGAAGAGGACCGCCGCCTGCTCCAGATCGAGGGCGGCGAGGTGCTTGCGCTCGAATGCCGCCACCATGCGGGCGGCCGCGCCTATGCGCTCGAACGTCGCCTGATCAACCTGGCGGCGGTGCCCGAGGCGGCCGATATCGATTTCGCTGTCGAGCCGCCCGGATCGTGGCTCCTCGCGCACGTTCCGTGGACCGAGGCCGAGCACCGCATCACTGCCTTCAACGCCGGCGCCAAGGAACTGGTCGCGCTCGGCATTTCGGCGGGGGCGGCGTGCATGGCGCTCGAACGCTGGACGTGGCGCGGTGCCGAGCGCATCACCTATGCGCGGCAGGTCTTTCCGGGCGACCGCTACGCCCTCGTTGCCCATTTTTGCCCCTGA
- the hutG gene encoding N-formylglutamate deformylase, translated as MDWLRVQRGDAPLVIAFPHGGTDLAGIDEQYVSPWHAQIDTDWWIAELYAFAADLGATLVATGISRSVIDMNRDPSGASLYPGQATTELCPTTTFDGASLYRFDTPDETAIMQRLHSYHRPYHERLMGEIERLKAVHGRVVLYDAHSIRSHVPRLFDGELPQFNIGTNGGATAAPELETVIANICAASGASHVVNGRFKGGWTTRHYGRPDDGIHAIQMELAQRGYMTEPTELTHANWPSPLDPAPAIRPVLEQVIAATLDFAKG; from the coding sequence ATGGACTGGCTGCGCGTCCAGCGCGGCGACGCGCCACTCGTCATCGCCTTTCCGCATGGCGGCACCGACCTTGCCGGGATCGACGAGCAGTATGTTTCGCCCTGGCACGCGCAGATCGACACCGACTGGTGGATCGCCGAGCTTTACGCCTTCGCCGCCGATCTCGGCGCGACGCTGGTCGCGACCGGCATTTCGCGCAGCGTCATCGACATGAACCGCGACCCATCGGGCGCCTCGCTCTATCCGGGGCAGGCGACGACCGAGCTGTGCCCGACGACGACCTTTGACGGCGCATCGCTCTATCGATTCGACACGCCCGACGAGACCGCGATCATGCAGCGCCTGCATAGCTATCACCGGCCGTATCACGAACGGCTGATGGGCGAGATTGAGCGGCTGAAAGCCGTGCACGGCCGCGTCGTCCTTTATGACGCCCACTCGATCCGCAGCCATGTCCCGCGCCTGTTCGACGGCGAATTGCCGCAATTCAACATCGGGACGAACGGCGGCGCGACCGCCGCGCCCGAGCTTGAAACGGTGATCGCGAACATCTGCGCGGCGAGCGGCGCAAGCCATGTCGTCAACGGCCGCTTCAAGGGCGGCTGGACGACGCGCCATTACGGCCGCCCCGACGACGGCATCCATGCGATCCAGATGGAGCTGGCGCAGCGCGGCTATATGACCGAGCCGACCGAGCTGACCCACGCCAACTGGCCCTCCCCCCTCGACCCCGCTCCCGCGATCAGGCCCGTCCTCGAACAGGTCATCGCCGCGACCCTCGACTTTGCGAAAGGATAG
- a CDS encoding potassium-transporting ATPase subunit F: protein MAVTLDLWLAGGTALALLLYLVAVLARPERF from the coding sequence ATGGCCGTGACTCTCGACCTTTGGCTGGCGGGCGGAACCGCGCTCGCCCTTCTTCTTTACCTCGTCGCCGTGCTCGCGCGGCCCGAACGCTTTTAG
- a CDS encoding low affinity iron permease family protein — protein sequence MQHLFTRIASRAAHVMGQPVTFIVAAGLILLWAATGPLLQYSDTWQLIVNTATTVMTFLAVFLIQNSQNRDGAAMQAKLDEILRVLEQARNEFVGIEHLTEAEIENIRDALEADVTGNGDGNGALGTTVERLLKRL from the coding sequence ATGCAGCATCTGTTCACGCGAATCGCCTCGCGCGCCGCGCATGTCATGGGCCAGCCCGTCACCTTCATCGTGGCGGCCGGACTCATCCTGCTCTGGGCGGCGACCGGTCCGCTGCTCCAATATTCGGACACCTGGCAGTTGATCGTGAACACCGCGACGACGGTGATGACCTTTCTGGCCGTCTTCCTGATCCAGAACAGCCAGAACCGTGACGGCGCCGCGATGCAGGCCAAGCTCGACGAGATTTTGCGCGTGCTCGAACAGGCGCGCAACGAATTCGTCGGGATCGAGCATCTGACCGAGGCCGAGATCGAGAATATCCGCGACGCGCTGGAGGCCGACGTCACCGGCAATGGGGATGGCAACGGCGCGCTTGGCACCACGGTCGAACGGCTGCTCAAGCGGCTGTAG
- the hutU gene encoding urocanate hydratase: MTRLDNSRVIRPATGTQISAKSWLTEAPMRMLMNNLHPDVAERPEELVVYGGIGRAARDWESYDKIVETLKRLESDETLLIQSGKPVGVFRTHENAPRVLLANSNLVPEWANWEHFHELDKKGLMMYGQMTAGSWIYIGSQGIVQGTYETFVEMGRQHYGGDLSGRWLLTAGLGGMGGAQPLASVMAGASCLAIECQPSRIEMRLRTGYLDKQASSIDEALEIIEASHAGGKPVSVGLLGNAAEILPEMVRRGIRPDLLTDQTSAHDPVNGYLPAGWSLDEWFAKRESDPAAVAKAAKASMAVHVQAMLDLQATGVPTTDYGNNIRQMAKDEGVENAFDFPGFVPAYVRPLFCRGIGPFRWVALSGDPEDIYKTDAKVKELLPDNAHLHHWLDMAREKIHFQGLPARICWVGLGDRQRLGLAFNEMVASGELKAPVVIGRDHLDSGSVASPNRETEAMRDGSDAVSDWPLLNALLNTASGATWVSLHHGGGVGMGYSQHSGMVIVADGTPEAATRLERVLWNDPATGVMRHADAGYDIAIDCAREKGLDLPGILG, encoded by the coding sequence ATGACCCGTCTCGACAACAGCCGCGTGATCCGCCCCGCGACCGGCACCCAGATCAGCGCGAAGAGCTGGCTCACCGAAGCGCCGATGCGGATGCTGATGAACAACCTCCACCCCGACGTCGCCGAGCGGCCCGAGGAGTTGGTCGTCTATGGCGGCATCGGCCGCGCCGCGCGCGACTGGGAAAGCTATGACAAGATCGTCGAGACACTGAAGCGTCTGGAGAGCGATGAAACGCTGCTGATCCAGTCGGGCAAGCCCGTCGGCGTGTTCCGCACCCACGAGAATGCGCCGCGCGTGCTGCTCGCCAATTCCAACCTCGTCCCCGAATGGGCGAATTGGGAGCATTTCCACGAGCTCGATAAAAAGGGCCTGATGATGTACGGCCAGATGACGGCCGGGAGCTGGATCTACATCGGCAGCCAGGGCATCGTTCAGGGCACCTATGAAACATTCGTCGAGATGGGACGGCAGCATTATGGCGGCGACCTGTCGGGCCGCTGGCTGCTCACCGCCGGGCTCGGTGGCATGGGCGGCGCGCAGCCGCTCGCGAGCGTGATGGCGGGCGCAAGCTGCCTCGCGATCGAATGCCAGCCGAGCCGCATCGAGATGCGGCTGCGCACCGGCTATCTCGACAAGCAGGCTTCAAGCATCGACGAGGCGCTGGAAATCATCGAGGCAAGCCATGCCGGGGGCAAGCCGGTATCGGTCGGCCTGCTCGGCAATGCCGCCGAGATTTTGCCCGAGATGGTCCGCCGCGGCATCCGCCCCGACCTGCTCACCGACCAGACCTCGGCGCACGATCCGGTCAACGGCTACCTCCCCGCCGGGTGGAGCCTCGACGAGTGGTTCGCCAAGCGCGAGAGCGATCCGGCGGCGGTCGCCAAGGCCGCCAAGGCGTCGATGGCGGTGCATGTCCAGGCGATGCTCGACTTGCAGGCCACTGGGGTGCCGACCACCGATTACGGCAATAACATCCGCCAGATGGCGAAGGATGAAGGCGTCGAAAATGCCTTCGACTTCCCCGGCTTCGTCCCCGCCTATGTCCGTCCGCTCTTTTGCCGTGGCATCGGGCCGTTCCGCTGGGTGGCGCTGTCGGGCGATCCCGAGGATATCTACAAGACCGACGCCAAGGTGAAGGAACTGCTCCCCGACAACGCCCACCTCCACCACTGGCTCGACATGGCGCGCGAGAAGATCCATTTCCAGGGCCTGCCCGCGCGCATCTGCTGGGTCGGGCTCGGCGATCGCCAGCGGCTCGGCCTCGCGTTCAACGAGATGGTGGCGTCGGGCGAGCTCAAGGCGCCGGTCGTCATCGGCCGCGACCATCTCGACTCGGGCTCGGTCGCCTCGCCCAACCGCGAGACCGAGGCGATGCGCGACGGATCGGACGCGGTTTCGGACTGGCCTTTGCTCAACGCGCTGCTCAACACCGCGTCGGGCGCGACCTGGGTGTCGCTGCACCACGGCGGCGGGGTCGGCATGGGCTATTCGCAGCATAGCGGGATGGTGATCGTCGCCGACGGGACGCCCGAAGCGGCGACGCGGCTCGAGCGCGTGCTGTGGAACGACCCCGCGACCGGCGTCATGCGCCACGCCGATGCAGGTTACGACATCGCCATCGACTGCGCACGCGAGAAGGGGCTCGACCTGCCCGGCATATTGGGTTGA